The following are encoded together in the Theileria orientalis strain Shintoku DNA, chromosome 1, complete genome genome:
- a CDS encoding signal recognition particle protein 2 — protein MVLAELSTQITQAFRKLHSTTVISEAVIEEVIGDIVRALLMADVNVKLVHKLKENIKRQNKNNADMIGANKRRYLQKVVVDELVAMLTTEKKPYVPVKGKPNVIMFVGLQGAGKTTSCTKFAYHYQRKGWRTALICADTFRAGAFDQLKQNAAKVKISFYGSYSEANPAKVAADGVARFKAEKYDMIIVDTSGRHKQEEALFDEMRLIHEAVQPDEVVFVMDSHIGQACYDQASAFNSAVDVGSVIITKLDGHAKGGGALSAVSATNSPIIFIGTGEHFDDFEPFEPKSFISRLLGFGDINGLINTLKDVINLEDKPDLLDRLASAKFTIRDMYDQFQNLLKMAPIGKVMSMLPGIPPELLQAGREQEGVDRIKRFMIIMDSMTDEELDCEKPFNSSRVLRIAKGSGTSPNDINVLLEQHKLLQKMVGSMGKMGLTKDNAVQNLMRNPNQLMNKMQSMMDPKILQQMGGPGTIMKLMREFSQNEDMQSLMKQMKR, from the exons ATGGTCTTAGCTGAGTTAAGTACCCAGATAACACAGGCGTTCCGCAAGCTTCACTCAACGACAGTGATCAGCGAAGCT GTCATAGAGGAAGTTATCGGAGATATCGTAAGGGCGTTGCTGATGGCGGATGTGAACGTTAAGCTGGTACATAAGTTGAAGGAGAACATAAAAAGGCAGAACAAAAACAATGCAGACATGATTGGAGCGAATAAGCGCAGATATCTGCAAAAG GTCGTTGTCGATGAGCTCGTTGCCATGTTGACGACGGAAAAGAAGCCCTATGTTCCAGTAAAGGGGAAACCTAATGTAATTATGTTTGTTGGTTTGCAGGGTGCCGGCAAAACGACCAGCTGTACCAAGTTCGCATATCACTACCAACGCAAAG GTTGGAGAACTGCCTTGATTTGTGCGGACACTTTCAGGGCTGGTGCCTTCGACCAGCTGAAACAGAATGCAGCCAAAGTTAAGATCTCATTTTACGGAAGCTACAGTGAGGCCAACCCCGCAAAAGTCGCGGCTGACGGTGTGGCTCGCTTCAAGGCTGAGAAGTACGACATGATAATAGTGGACACTTCTGGGCGCCACAAGCAGGAGGAGGCGCTCTTTGACGAGATGCGTCTGATTCATGAGGCTGTTCAGCCTGACGAGGTTGTTTTCGTGATGGATTCCCACATCGGTCAGGCCTGCTACGACCAAGCTTCTGCCTTCAACAGCGCCGTGGACGTTGGAAgtgtaataataacaaagtTGGACGGCCACGCCAAGGGTGGTGGAGCTCTGTCAGC GGTCTCTGCCACCAACTCACCTATTATATTCATCGGTACTGGTGAACATTTTGACGACTTTGAGCCATTTGAACcaaaatcatttatttcaAGACTACTAG GTTTTGGTGATATCAATGGACTCATTAACACTCTTAAGGAtgtaattaatttagaagATAAGCCAGATTTGTTAGATAGATTAGCATCAGCTAAGTTTACCATACGGGATATGTATGATCAATTTCAA aatttgttaaaaatggCTCCAATTGGAAAAGTTATGTCTATGTTGCCTGGCATCCCTCCTGAATTGTTACAGGCTGGTAGGGAGCAGGAGGGTGTTGACCGCATTAAACGGTTTATGATCATTATGGACTCAATGACCGACGAGg aACTCGACTGTGAAAAGCCTTTCAATAGTAGTAGAGTACTAAGAATAGCTAAGGGATCCGGTACTAGTCcaaatgatataaatgtCCTTTTGGAGCAACACAAATT GCTTCAGAAGATGGTTGGTAGTATGGGTAAGATGGGTCTTACTAAGGACAATGCTGTTCAAAACCTTATGCGTAACCCTAACCAGCTAATGAACAAGATGCAGAGCATGATGGATCCTAAGATTCTTCAACAGATGGGT
- a CDS encoding eukaryotic translation initiation factor 2 subunit alpha, giving the protein MPPVSKSNLGDCRFYERKFPEPEELVMVKVNRIEAQGVYVSLLEYDDREGLILLNELSKRRYRSINKLVKIGRHEVVLVLRVDPVKGYIDLSKRRVTPEDIIKCEERFSKSKKVHQTVRHIAQKHGVSVEELNRACIWPLYKTYPHALDALKEAAANKENVFKNLTLSQEIVDSLLQDIQLRLVPQALKLRCSIDVWCFGPEGINAVKTSLTKAKEVDPQVRKSSDQFSAFDKQLRISIRLIAPPQYEIITSCFDKEAGLNTMNQTLEVIETNIRSFIGGDFKQKCEVVVIGDDEKHLEDLLEQHESTDEEDEEEEEEEDEGMGRVDESMLPPNEENLEEDSD; this is encoded by the exons ATGCCTCCTGTAAGTAAGAGTAATTTGGGGGACTGCCGTTTCTACGAACGCAAGTTTCCGGAGCCCGAAGAATTGGTTATGGTCAAGGTTAACAGAATAGAAGCCCAAGGAGTTTACGTATCACTTTTAGAGTATGACGATAGAGAAG GTTTAATTCTGCTCAATGAATTGTCAAAGAGGCGCTATCGtagtattaataaattggTTAAAATCGGCAGACACGAGGTCGTTTTAGTGTTGAGAGTTGACCCTGTAAAGGGTTACATCGACTTGTCAAAAAGAAGGGTCACCCCCGAGGACATTATTAAGTGTGAAGAAAGGTTTTCTAAATCTAAAAAGGTGCATCAAACAGTACGCCATATAGCACAG AAACACGGAGTATCGGTCGAGGAGTTGAACAGAGCCTGCATATGGCCGTTGTATAAAACATATCCTCACGCCTTGGACGCCCTGAAG GAAGCAGCAGCCAATAAGGAGAATGTGTTCAAGAACTTGACGTTGTCGCAGGAGATAGTGGACTCACTGCTCCAGGATATTCAGTTACGCCTAGTTCCACAGGCATTGAAGCTAAG GTGTAGCATCGATGTATGGTGTTTTGGACCGGAGGGAATCAACGCAGTTAAAACATCTCTGACTAAAGCGAAAGAGGTGGATCCACAGGTAAGAAAGAGCAGCGACCAGTTTAGCGCTTTTGATAAACAGTTACGA ATATCAATAAGACTAATTGCGCCTCCACaatatgaaataataacaagCTGCTTTGACAAAGAGGCAGGATTGAATACAATGAATCAG ACCCTGGAAGTCATCGAGACTAATATTAGGTCGTTCATTGGAGGCGACTTTAAACAAAAGTGTGAAGTGGTGGTGATAGGAGACGACGAGAAGCATCTTGAAGACCTGCTGGAACAGCACGAATCGACAGAtgaagaggacgaggaagaagaagaggaggaagacgaGGGAATGGGAAGAGTGGATGAATCAATGCTGCCACCAAATGAAGAAAATTTGGAGGAAGATAGCGATTAA